One genomic segment of Mangifera indica cultivar Alphonso chromosome 6, CATAS_Mindica_2.1, whole genome shotgun sequence includes these proteins:
- the LOC123218099 gene encoding glutaredoxin-C9-like, giving the protein MVRQRHVTHTPSDVQECVTAVDVVVFLISIYLLFILLTSPFIHPRPLSFSLTTQSLSMQEAIPYRTYLHAAADGSSTSTERSADGTTQANSDEKHSVEKMVLENAVVVIGRRGCCMNHVVRTLLLGHGVNPASLEVDEADEAGVADDLSRIKGLKGETSGASIQFPAVFVGGKLFGGLDQVMATHISGELVPILKDAGALWL; this is encoded by the coding sequence ATGGTGAGGCAACGCCACGTCACCCACACTCCCTCTGACGTACAAGAGTGCGTAACTGCCGTTGACGTTGTAGTCTTCTTAATTTCTATTTATCTTCTCTTTATATTATTAACCTCTCCCTTCATTCATCCACgccctctctctttctctctcacaACTCAATCTTTGTCCATGCAAGAAGCAATCCCCTACCGAACATATCTGCACGCCGCCGCGGACGGCAGCAGCACCTCCACGGAACGATCCGCGGACGGCACGACACAAGCTAATAGTGACGAAAAGCACAGTGTAGAGAAAATGGTGTTGGAGAATGCCGTGGTGGTAATCGGGAGACGTGGCTGTTGTATGAACCACGTTGTGAGGACGTTGTTGCTAGGGCACGGCGTAAATCCGGCGTCGTTAGAAGTTGATGAAGCCGATGAAGCTGGTGTTGCTGATGATTTGTCAAGAATTAAGGGTTTGAAGGGCGAGACTAGTGGCGCGTCAATACAATTTCCGGCGGTTTTTGTTGGAGGAAAATTGTTTGGCGGTTTGGATCAGGTAATGGCTACTCATATATCTGGTGAATTGGTGCCTATCTTGAAAGACGCTGGGGCTCTTTGGCTATGA
- the LOC123219444 gene encoding MLO-like protein 12, translating into MAEETTESLEKTPTWAVATVCFVLISLSILIEHLLHLLAQYLNKKKKKSLIKALEKIKSDLMLLGFMSLLLTVSERPIPNICIPTSAAETFLPCRSTGSDYFSEEELKCQRQGKASLLSSEGVKQLQYLIFVLAIFLFFSCVLTFGLGMARMRSWASWEAETRTFEYQFTNDPRRFQLFHQTSFGKRHLKFWSENRLLRWPVYFLRQFYKPISKTDYLTLRHGFIMAHFSGSNFDFQKYIRRALEKDFGVVTGMSSWIWMFSVLFIFFNAYKFHNYMWLPFIPLVLLLLVGTKLQAIITQMCLDSHKKSHVVIGSLLVSPSDHYFWFDSPKLTLHMIHFILVQNSFQLAFFTWTWYKFGLRSCFHRETQDIIIKLVLGVLTHVLCGYVTLPLYALVTQMGSSMKEAVFPEKVAQGLKNWRRRARKKLKTSHFSRPSVDASLDASLSLDTSPSFTLDSSYSLDRDLQFDDTEHVAVEIEEEKAGEEPVEYHETDSFDGFHVANASPMIEGQK; encoded by the exons ATGGCTGAAGAGACGACAGAATCACTTGAAAAAACTCCGACATGGGCTGTGGCAACTGTTTGTTTCGTCCTGATATCACTCTCCATTCTCATCGAACATTTACTTCATCTTTTAGCTCAG tatcttaataagaagaagaagaagtccCTTATTAAGGCTCTTGAGAAGATCAAATCAG ACTTGATGCTCTTGGGGTTCATGTCATTGCTGCTGACTGTGAGTGAGAGGCCTATACCAAATATATGCATCCCAACCAGCGCAGCTGAAACTTTTCTGCCTTGCAGAAGCACAGGTTCAGATTACTTCAGTGAAGAAGAACTCAAATGTCAGCGACAG GGAAAGGCATCTTTGCTGTCGAGTGAAGGTGTAAAGCAACTTCAGTATTTGATATTTGTTCTGgccattttcctttttttttcctgtgtCCTCACATTCGGACTTGGCATGGCCAGG ATGAGGAGTTGGGCATCTTGGGAGGCAGAAACAAGAacatttgaatatcaatttacAAATG ATCCAAGAAGGTTTCAGCTGTTTCATCAAACATCATTCGGGAAGCGACACCTTAAGTTTTGGAGTGAAAACAGATTACTTCGTTGGCCG gTATATTTTCTGAGGCAGTTTTACAAACCCATCTCCAAAACAGATTACTTGACCCTCAGACATGGATTCATTATG GCTCATTTCTCTGGAAGCAACTTTGACTTCCAAAAATACATAAGAAGAGCTTTAGAAAAGGACTTTGGAGTGGTCACCGGAATGAG TTCCTGGATTTGGATGTTCTCAgttcttttcatcttcttcaacgCATATA AATTCCACAATTATATGTGGCTTCCCTTTATTCCACTAGTG CTGCTATTACTGGTGGGAACAAAACTGCAAGCCATAATAACTCAGATGTGCTTAGATAGCCATAAAAAATCTCATGTTGTTATAGGGAGTTTGCTTGTCAGCCCCAGTGACCACTATTTCTGGTTTGATTCGCCCAAATTGACTCTTCACATGATACATTTTATACTGGTTCAG AATTCGTTTCAATTGGCATTCTTCACATGGACTTGG TACAAGTTTGGATTAAGATCTTGCTTCCATAGAGAAACCCAAGATATCATCATAAAGCTTGTGTTGGGAGTTTTAACCCATGTCCTTTGCGGCTATGTAACCCTGCCTCTTTATGCTTTGGTCACACAG ATGGGATCATCAATGAAGGAAGCTGTTTTCCCGGAAAAGGTGGCTCAGGGTCTTAAAAATTGGAGACGCAGAGCAAGGAAAAAGTTGAAAACTAGTCACTTTTCTCGACCTTCAGTTGATGCTTCACTTGACGCTTCGCTTTCCCTTGATACTTCTCCTTCTTTCACCCTTGATAGCTCGTATTCTCTTGACCGGGATCTTCAGTTTGATGACACAGAACATGTTGCagttgaaattgaagaagagaaagcTGGCGAAGAACCAGTGGAATATCATGAGACGGATTCATTTGATGGTTTTCATGTGGCCAATGCAAGTCCAATGATTGAAGGGCAAAAATAG
- the LOC123218885 gene encoding NAC transcription factor 29-like, translating to METMRMNSPMLPPGFRFHPTDQELIIHYLKNKLSSSPNPVVSIIADVDVYKFNPWELPGNAWFGDSEWFFFSPRDRKYPNGARPNRAAASGYWKASGTDKPIMSATGVKCLGVKKALAFYQGRPPKGIKTSWMMLEYRLIDDTFQSPRLRGSMRLDDWVLCRVRQKSKTPQHIKEDYRWNCSISPFTVSGCLQGQDQIMNKKGPMEGSPYDQLQAYNLLQRPQEIEQADGKQGQVTLQTESPEYLSDFDSNPLSEMVSSNREVLESIKKVLSIGALDELVPPLPPNSSSTIKENKDTNFQVSYPLRFSEFII from the exons ATGGAAACAATGAGGATGAACTCTCCAATGCTCCCGCCAGGTTTCAGATTTCATCCTACAGACCAGGAGCTCATCATCCATTATCTTAAGAACAAGCTTTCATCTTCTCCAAATCCTGTAGTTTCTATCATAGCCGATGTTGATGTCTACAAATTCAATCCATGGGAACTTCCTG GTAATGCCTGGTTCGGGGATAGTGAGTGGTTTTTCTTCAGCCCAAGAGACCGGAAGTACCCGAACGGAGCACGGCCGAACAGAGCAGCTGCTTCCGGTTACTGGAAAGCCTCCGGAACTGATAAGCCGATCATGTCGGCTACTGGGGTAAAGTGTCTTGGAGTGAAAAAGGCTCTTGCATTTTACCAAGGCCGGCCACCAAAAGGCATCAAAACCAGCTGGATGATGCTTGAGTACAGGCTTATTGATGATACCTTTCAGTCTCCAAGGCTAAGGGGATCAATGCGC TTGGATGATTGGGTTTTATGCCGAGTTCGCCAGAAAAGCAAGACTCCCCAACATATAAAAGAAGATTATAGATGGAATTGCAGCATATCTCCATTCACAGTTTCTGGGTGCTTACAAGGTCAAGATCAGATCATGAATAAGAAAGGTCCTATGGAAGGCTCTCCATACGATCAGTTACAAGCTTATAATCTTCTTCAGCGTCCCCAGGAAATTGAACAAGCAGATGGCAAACAAGGCCAAGTAACTCTCCAAACGGAGTCTCCAGAATACCTTTCAGACTTTGATTCCAACCCCCTTTCTGAAATGGTTTCTTCCAACAGAGAGGTTCTTGAATCCATTAAAAAAGTACTCTCTATCGGAGCTCTGGATGAATTAGTGCCACCGTTGCCACCGAATTCATCTTCTACCATCAAGGAGAACAAGGACACCAATTTTCAAGTATCATATCCACTACGCTTCTCAGAGTTCATAATCTAA